One stretch of Pradoshia sp. D12 DNA includes these proteins:
- the polA gene encoding DNA polymerase I, translating into MKKKLILIDGNSIAYRAFFALPLLNNEKGVHTNAIYGFAMMLNKIISEENPTHILVAFDAGKTTFRHSTYKEYKGGRQKTPPELSEQFPFIRELLDAYGISRYELTNYEADDIIGTLALEAEKGDYEVQIISGDKDLTQLATDKTTVRITRKGITDMEDYTPEHIREKYNLMPNQIIDLKGLMGDASDNIPGIPGVGEKTALKLLNQFGTVEKVVASPDEISGKKLKEKVEEFKDQAILSKQLATIETNAPIEVELESIDYAGADQEKLLSIYRELGFATLIEKMEPAAKEEMAVLEEIDYKAVEEVTEDMLTAESSLYLELLDPNYHTAKVIGIAISNENGTFFIDKDKAAGSPLFKEWAENPEYKKTVYDAKQSIVALSHDGIALKGIEFDVYLASYVLNPAEPDVDMADLAKKHNAGHIQTDESFYGKGAKRSIPPVAELGEHIARKALSLTLIKESLERQLEEFNQIGLLQDLELPLALILAEMEITGVKVDENRLKEMGAELAGRLKDIEAKIYDMAGESFNINSPKQLGVILFEKLNLPIIKKTKTGYSTSADILEKLESKHSIVREILHYRQLGKLQSTYIEGLLKVIHDDQKVHTRFNQALTQTGRLSSTDPNLQNIPIRLEEGKKIRQAFVPSEEGWVIFAADYSQIELRVLAHIAGDENLIDAFNSDMDIHTRTAMDVFHVDADQVTSNMRRQAKAVNFGIVYGISDYGLSQSLGITRKEAGIFIDRYLESFPGVQQYMKDIVEEAKENGYVSTLLQRRRYIPEINNRNFNVRGFAERTAMNTPIQGSAADIIKLAMIRMNARLKKENLQTRMLLQVHDELIFEAPPEELDILKKIVPEEMENAIELAVPLKVDYSFGNTWYDAK; encoded by the coding sequence TTTGCATTGCCATTACTGAATAACGAGAAGGGTGTACACACAAATGCCATCTATGGTTTTGCGATGATGCTCAACAAAATCATTTCAGAGGAAAATCCTACTCATATATTAGTTGCTTTTGATGCCGGGAAAACAACGTTCAGACACAGTACATATAAAGAATACAAAGGCGGACGTCAAAAGACGCCACCTGAATTATCAGAGCAATTTCCTTTTATTCGAGAATTACTGGATGCATACGGAATCTCTCGCTATGAGTTAACGAATTATGAAGCCGACGATATTATCGGAACACTTGCTCTTGAAGCTGAAAAAGGGGATTATGAAGTACAAATTATCTCCGGCGATAAAGATTTAACCCAGCTTGCTACGGATAAAACGACTGTACGTATTACCCGTAAAGGGATTACGGATATGGAGGATTATACACCGGAGCATATTCGTGAAAAGTATAACTTAATGCCGAATCAAATCATTGATTTAAAAGGATTAATGGGGGATGCTTCAGATAATATTCCTGGAATCCCGGGTGTAGGTGAGAAAACTGCCTTAAAATTGTTGAATCAATTTGGAACAGTTGAGAAGGTAGTGGCTTCCCCTGATGAAATCAGCGGAAAAAAACTAAAAGAAAAAGTGGAAGAATTCAAGGACCAAGCTATTTTAAGTAAGCAGTTGGCAACAATTGAAACAAATGCTCCAATTGAGGTAGAGCTTGAATCAATTGATTATGCGGGTGCAGACCAGGAAAAGCTGCTGTCTATCTATAGGGAGCTTGGATTTGCAACCTTAATTGAAAAAATGGAACCAGCTGCAAAAGAAGAGATGGCCGTCCTTGAAGAGATTGACTATAAGGCAGTGGAAGAAGTGACGGAAGATATGCTGACAGCAGAGTCCTCACTCTATCTAGAACTGCTTGATCCGAATTATCATACTGCAAAAGTAATTGGCATAGCTATTTCAAATGAAAATGGAACATTCTTTATCGATAAGGACAAGGCTGCAGGATCCCCTCTTTTCAAAGAGTGGGCAGAGAATCCTGAATATAAAAAAACAGTGTATGATGCCAAACAAAGTATTGTGGCATTAAGCCATGATGGGATTGCTTTAAAAGGAATTGAATTTGATGTTTATCTGGCATCCTATGTTTTAAATCCAGCTGAACCGGATGTTGATATGGCGGATCTTGCTAAAAAACATAATGCCGGACATATTCAAACAGATGAGAGTTTTTATGGAAAAGGAGCGAAACGTTCAATTCCGCCGGTTGCTGAATTGGGTGAGCATATTGCCCGGAAAGCTTTATCGTTAACACTGATTAAGGAAAGCCTGGAAAGACAGCTGGAGGAATTCAATCAAATAGGATTGCTGCAGGATCTAGAACTGCCGCTTGCTCTTATCCTGGCTGAAATGGAAATTACGGGTGTGAAGGTCGATGAGAACCGTTTGAAAGAAATGGGAGCTGAACTTGCAGGCAGATTAAAGGACATCGAAGCTAAAATTTATGATATGGCCGGTGAATCCTTTAATATTAATTCACCGAAGCAGCTTGGAGTTATCCTGTTTGAAAAATTAAATTTACCTATTATTAAAAAGACGAAGACAGGCTATTCCACATCAGCAGATATACTTGAAAAATTAGAGAGCAAGCATAGTATTGTCCGGGAAATTCTTCATTATAGACAGCTGGGGAAATTGCAATCAACCTATATTGAGGGACTTTTAAAAGTTATACATGATGATCAGAAGGTTCATACGAGGTTCAATCAGGCATTAACTCAAACTGGACGACTTAGTTCAACAGACCCTAACCTGCAAAATATTCCGATCAGACTTGAAGAAGGCAAAAAAATCAGACAGGCTTTCGTTCCATCTGAAGAAGGCTGGGTCATTTTTGCGGCTGATTATTCTCAAATTGAACTGCGTGTTCTGGCCCATATAGCGGGAGATGAAAACCTGATAGATGCCTTTAACTCAGATATGGACATCCACACAAGAACGGCTATGGATGTATTTCATGTGGATGCTGATCAGGTGACATCAAATATGAGAAGACAGGCTAAAGCGGTGAACTTTGGAATTGTGTATGGTATCAGTGATTATGGACTATCGCAAAGTCTTGGAATTACCAGAAAAGAAGCTGGAATCTTTATTGATCGCTATTTAGAGAGCTTCCCTGGTGTTCAGCAATACATGAAGGATATTGTAGAAGAGGCGAAGGAAAATGGATATGTAAGTACTTTATTGCAGCGCCGAAGATATATACCTGAAATTAATAATCGGAACTTCAATGTTCGTGGTTTTGCAGAAAGAACAGCTATGAATACACCAATTCAGGGCAGTGCTGCAGATATTATCAAATTGGCGATGATTCGAATGAATGCCAGATTAAAGAAAGAAAATTTACAGACTAGAATGCTGCTTCAGGTGCACGATGAATTGATTTTTGAGGCGCCACCTGAAGAGTTGGATATATTAAAGAAAATTGTTCCGGAAGAAATGGAAAATGCAATTGAATTAGCGGTTCCATTAAAAGTGGACTATTCTTTTGGCAACACCTGGTATGATGCTAAATAG